The Cyanobacteria bacterium QS_8_64_29 genomic sequence CCGGGCATGGGGACACGGCGGCCGACTCTCACTTGCAGCTCCCGGTACTGTCAGGGTCGCCCCAACGGTTGGCCGAGCTGGAGCTGCCGCCGTTCCAGGCCGCGATCGCAGCCGGCAGCGATGCCGTCATGAGCGCTCACCTGAGCGTGCCGGCCTGGGATGCCCAGCGCCCGGCTACGCTGTCGCCCACCGTACTGGCAGGCGTGCTGCGCCAAACGTGGGGGTTTGAGGGGCTGATTGCCACCGATGCGCTGGTTATGGGCGCACTCTCAGGGGTTGCCGTCCGCGAGGAGATTCCGGTGCTGGCTGTGGAGGCTGGAGCCGACGTGCTGCTCATGCCCGATGACCCCGAGGCGGCGATCGCGGCCATCGCGCGCGCCGTAACAACCGGGCGCATCCCGCGATCGCGCATCCACGCCTCGCTGGCGCGCCTATGGCAGGCCAAGCAGCGCGCCCTGGCGATGCCGCAGCCCGACTGGACCGCAACCCTGGCGCAGCCGGCTGCCCGCGCCACAGCCGATGCGATCGCGCGCGAGACCCTGGCAGTGGAGGGGCCGGTGCCGCTTGCGGATGGCGCCACCCACGCCGGGCAAAACCTGCTCTGGGTCGATGACCCGCTCGATTGCGACTTTCTGCACCGCAATGCCCCGGCTGTTGCCGTGCCGCGGCAGTGGGGCTACCGCCATCGCTTGCTCGATCGCGAGGCCTCGCTGGCGGCATTGGCCAGCGAGGCCGAGCCCATCCTGCTACAGGTCTTTTTGCGCGGCAATCCCTTTCGCGGCACGGCAGGGTTGAGCGCCACCCAACAGCGCGAGCTGCAGCAGCTGCTGGCCCGGGCGCCGGTGCAGGCCGTGGCGGTCTATGGCAGCCCCTACGTTTGGCAGTGGCTGCGCCAGTGGCGGCCGGCCCATGCGGCGGCGGTGTTTGCCTACGGGCAGATGCCGCCGGCACAAGCCATTGCCTGCCAGGCGCTATTCGGGCAGCCAGCTCGGCGCGAGGCAGACGCGTTTTTGTAAGCAGCTGCGGGCGCTAGCCGCCTGACTGGCGGTAGCGCGCCAGCTCGCCGCGCAGGGTCCCCAGCGTCTCGATCATCTGGCGGATCTCGTCCTGGGTGCTGGCAGGGGCAGCGGCGGACGGTGGTGGGGATGCCGTGGCGGCGCTCGGCTGCTCGGGCGAGTTGCTGCCCTGCTGGGCTTGCCCGTCGAGCCAGCGCTCGAGCTGCTGGCGCGCCTCGCGCTCGGTCACTTCCCCTTTTTGGGAAAACTCCTGGGCTTTCTCGCTGAGCTGTTGGCTGAGCGCGGCGA encodes the following:
- a CDS encoding beta-glucosidase; the protein is MSAALPDWAQLPLEQQIAQMVVVRASGHLFDHQIRYPGWEPDAATLRHWVRDRNVGGVLLLGGSAAEIAQRTRQLQAWARVPLLLAADIEEGVGQRFGGATPFPPPMAVGAIAERDPQQGEAYAYRMGAVTAQEAAALGLNWVLAPVADVNNNPDNPVINVRAFGESASQVSRLAGAFVRGARAQGVLTAAKHFPGHGDTAADSHLQLPVLSGSPQRLAELELPPFQAAIAAGSDAVMSAHLSVPAWDAQRPATLSPTVLAGVLRQTWGFEGLIATDALVMGALSGVAVREEIPVLAVEAGADVLLMPDDPEAAIAAIARAVTTGRIPRSRIHASLARLWQAKQRALAMPQPDWTATLAQPAARATADAIARETLAVEGPVPLADGATHAGQNLLWVDDPLDCDFLHRNAPAVAVPRQWGYRHRLLDREASLAALASEAEPILLQVFLRGNPFRGTAGLSATQQRELQQLLARAPVQAVAVYGSPYVWQWLRQWRPAHAAAVFAYGQMPPAQAIACQALFGQPARREADAFL